In the genome of Rhodoplanes sp. Z2-YC6860, one region contains:
- the thiE gene encoding thiamine phosphate synthase, translated as MRVDLRCYAIVDPEVAGGHELPDLCRMLAAGGATLVQLRDKLSDTRVMVDRARACKAALGKVPLLINDRIDVALAIGCEGVHIGWDDMAPVDARRLLGPDAIIGLTINSPQRADVTDLSLVDYAGIGGVYGTTSKQTKNGPIGIAGMARVIEALHRRKPGFLTCGIAGINAANAAPVIEAGADGVSVISALSMAKDPKAAAAELLRAVDAALSKRSKK; from the coding sequence ATGCGTGTCGATCTGCGTTGTTATGCCATCGTCGATCCGGAGGTGGCCGGCGGTCACGAGCTTCCCGACCTGTGCCGGATGCTCGCGGCCGGCGGCGCGACCCTGGTGCAGCTCCGCGACAAGCTGTCCGACACCCGCGTGATGGTCGATCGCGCCCGCGCCTGCAAGGCCGCGCTCGGCAAGGTGCCGCTCCTGATCAACGATCGTATCGACGTGGCGCTCGCGATCGGCTGCGAGGGCGTGCACATCGGCTGGGACGACATGGCGCCGGTCGACGCGCGTCGGCTGCTCGGGCCCGACGCGATCATCGGCCTCACCATCAACAGCCCGCAGCGGGCCGACGTCACCGATCTGTCGCTGGTCGACTACGCGGGCATCGGCGGCGTCTACGGCACCACGTCGAAGCAGACCAAGAATGGGCCGATCGGCATCGCCGGCATGGCGCGCGTGATCGAGGCGCTGCATCGGCGCAAGCCCGGATTCCTCACCTGCGGCATCGCCGGCATCAATGCGGCGAACGCCGCACCGGTGATCGAAGCCGGTGCCGATGGCGTCTCGGTGATCTCGGCGCTGTCGATGGCCAAAGACCCGAAGGCCGCGGCGGCGGAATTGCTGCGCGCGGTTGACGCAGCGCTGTCGAAGCGTTCGAAGAAATGA
- the thiM gene encoding hydroxyethylthiazole kinase — translation MRAPHSELPAITADIIERIRARRPRVHCITNAVAQNFTANMLLAAGAVPSMTIAQKEVRAFVARADAVLVNLGTFDPERQKASLAAIAVANRQGIPWVLDPVFVDRSKPRAAFAKALLAKKPRAVRLNAAEFAALAGGKAEDIDDAALARFAKARRTVVGLTGAKDFIRDGERLATIANGDPLMARVTAMGCVATALVGAALAVEPDAWKAMAAALIAVGVAGEVAAARSRGPGSFAMEILDAVYALDRGTVIAKARVS, via the coding sequence ATGCGGGCGCCGCACAGCGAGCTTCCTGCAATCACGGCCGACATCATCGAGCGCATCCGCGCCAGGCGGCCGCGTGTCCATTGCATCACCAATGCGGTGGCGCAGAACTTCACCGCCAACATGCTGCTTGCGGCGGGCGCGGTGCCGTCCATGACCATCGCGCAGAAGGAGGTGCGGGCCTTCGTGGCGCGCGCCGATGCGGTGCTGGTCAATCTCGGCACCTTCGATCCGGAGCGGCAGAAGGCATCGCTCGCGGCCATTGCGGTTGCGAACCGGCAGGGCATCCCCTGGGTGCTCGATCCGGTGTTCGTCGATCGCTCGAAGCCGCGTGCGGCTTTCGCCAAGGCGTTGCTGGCGAAGAAACCGCGCGCCGTGCGGCTCAACGCCGCGGAGTTTGCCGCGCTTGCCGGTGGCAAGGCGGAAGACATCGACGACGCGGCGCTGGCGCGCTTTGCCAAAGCCAGGCGCACCGTGGTCGGACTGACCGGCGCGAAGGATTTCATCCGCGACGGCGAGCGGCTTGCGACCATCGCCAATGGCGATCCGCTGATGGCGCGCGTCACGGCGATGGGCTGCGTCGCCACGGCCCTGGTCGGCGCCGCGCTTGCGGTTGAGCCCGACGCCTGGAAGGCGATGGCTGCGGCGCTGATCGCGGTCGGGGTTGCGGGTGAAGTCGCGGCCGCGCGCTCGCGCGGGCCGGGCAGCTTCGCCATGGAGATTCTCGACGCGGTGTATGCGTTGGATCGCGGCACCGTGATCGCCAAAGCGAGAGTGAGCTGA